The Nicotiana tomentosiformis chromosome 9, ASM39032v3, whole genome shotgun sequence genome contains the following window.
taaattccatagcaacataaggtgtgacatatggtaaagtggaaccgggatcaataagagcatatacttcatgagattgaacagtcaaAATACATaggacaacatctggagaagcctctaaattctggcgacccctcatagcatagaaatggtcGGATCCTCCCAAActttgtgctccacccctagctgcaccacgccctgcgagtgttggagtgcctcgagctggagaaggtgctgcggatgtagtagctacaaAACTCGCTGGCTGTGCCATGCCCATACCCGCACCCTGGCAAGACGAATGACAAttcctctgaatgtgacccctcaatcc
Protein-coding sequences here:
- the LOC138898821 gene encoding uncharacterized protein; the encoded protein is MAQPASFVATTSAAPSPARGTPTLAGRGAARGGAQSLGGSDHFYAMRGRQNLEASPDVVLCILTVQSHEVYALIDPGSTLPYVTPYVAMEFRIEPKQLYESFYISTPVGESTLAMHVYRDCVVTLRGHDTVADLIELRMVDFDVIMGIDWLYSSFAKLDCRTRTVRF